In Pedobacter sp. WC2423, the following are encoded in one genomic region:
- a CDS encoding SusC/RagA family TonB-linked outer membrane protein, which produces MKCWKIILIIVLVNGFSLSLFAQTISIRGKVVDEKGESLIGASVKISGTNTGVSTNNTGNFTLQIPANTTKITISYIGYTDLEKAITPQSGNLGTISLVKNNRDLNEVVVVGYGSLKRQDVTGTIATISAKTLQEIPASNVIEQLKGRVAGLDVVNSSNGPIISLRGNRTIGAAPGTDGPLIVLDGQPYYNSIENIDPNNIKSIDVLKGASATAIYGSRASGGVLLVTTNRGRVGQTVTSYDSYVGINTLQGDLKLLNGTQFAKLQEDALQGAIMQGSGSTNPHALTDIQKRALSEGISTNYPDLLLKSAMVWDQSLRVSSGTEKTQFTVGLGYRVNTALQPNNSTKRISLNGTIDHKLNKYLKFGLSTLTTLRLINEGGGDQLQNARFISPLTYPFNADGSLNILPQIDQLDATTINPLLPGRSPDQYYNNTRGFIHNDIVYAEVTPFDHLKYRYSLNYNFSQSLQGTYNGINGADIVTIAKTNASTVNNYQYRLAQEHLLTYDNIFAKKHSVNFVAGFTTELQHNENSSINATGIPSDANRNANLGLASTITAVNGTFAEQGLISFLGRLNYTFNDKYNLTATIRSDANSALAKGHQRTTYPSVGLGWIISNENFMKQFTFIDNLKLRAGYGQTSTISTINPYGTLGQLSSSKYQYGGTAAGNAQGVRVTTLVNENLTWQRTGEYNIALDFSLLKSRLTGSVEVYKTKTTDIILGNRLPITNGAGNQASNLGTSANKGLEITLSSVNIQKAGGFNWSTDFNIAFSRERVVELPNGGLTNIGAGQFVGQPLSVIYDLKKIGIWQSNEAAQAAAFGAKPGQIKIEDFNKDGKIDANDNQLIGNFQPKYALGLTNRFSYKNFDLSIVIQGRMKFTTIVPYVSSSNSALNGWQFLNIGRHNQPVIDYWTPDNPTNAFPQPNAQNQGSYYSTLQYYDGSFIRAKSINLGYNLPGKLVKRLGMNSLRVYANVTNPFFIYAPIRKNSFSVPDAESVYNVAGSNAIAPAAVSASGNIGGFDPNNPNGAPYRGVGISPGLQTRDFIFGINASF; this is translated from the coding sequence ATGAAATGTTGGAAAATCATACTGATTATAGTATTAGTAAATGGATTTTCCTTATCCCTTTTTGCACAAACAATCTCCATACGTGGAAAGGTTGTAGATGAAAAAGGAGAGTCCCTGATCGGGGCGTCTGTTAAAATCAGTGGTACAAACACTGGTGTCAGTACAAACAATACCGGTAATTTTACATTACAGATTCCGGCTAATACCACTAAAATAACCATTTCTTACATTGGTTATACGGATTTAGAGAAAGCAATAACCCCGCAGTCCGGCAATCTTGGTACAATATCTCTTGTGAAAAATAACCGTGATCTTAATGAAGTGGTTGTTGTGGGCTACGGCTCTTTGAAAAGACAGGATGTTACCGGAACAATAGCTACAATTAGTGCCAAAACCTTGCAGGAAATCCCCGCTTCCAACGTTATTGAACAGTTGAAAGGCCGTGTAGCCGGTTTAGATGTAGTGAATAGCAGTAATGGGCCTATCATCAGCCTGCGTGGTAACCGGACTATAGGAGCAGCTCCTGGTACAGACGGACCACTGATTGTGCTGGATGGACAGCCTTATTATAACTCCATTGAAAATATTGATCCGAATAACATTAAAAGCATTGATGTATTGAAAGGTGCTTCTGCCACTGCTATTTACGGTTCCCGTGCTTCCGGTGGAGTACTTTTGGTGACCACTAATCGTGGCCGTGTGGGACAAACTGTTACCTCTTATGATTCTTATGTGGGGATCAACACGCTCCAGGGAGACCTGAAGCTCCTGAATGGAACACAATTTGCAAAACTCCAGGAAGATGCGCTGCAAGGGGCGATCATGCAGGGTAGCGGGAGCACAAATCCTCATGCTCTGACCGATATACAGAAGCGCGCACTGAGCGAAGGAATAAGCACTAACTATCCTGATTTATTGTTAAAAAGCGCGATGGTCTGGGATCAAAGCTTAAGAGTCTCAAGCGGAACGGAGAAAACGCAGTTTACTGTTGGTTTAGGTTACCGTGTAAATACAGCGCTGCAACCAAATAACTCAACTAAACGGATATCATTAAATGGTACTATTGATCATAAATTAAATAAGTACCTCAAGTTTGGATTGAGTACGCTGACTACACTACGGCTAATAAATGAAGGAGGAGGAGATCAATTGCAGAATGCGAGATTTATAAGCCCGTTAACTTATCCTTTTAATGCTGATGGGAGTTTAAATATTCTGCCTCAGATTGATCAGCTTGATGCGACCACTATAAACCCTTTATTGCCGGGGCGCAGTCCAGATCAGTATTACAACAATACACGTGGATTTATACACAACGACATTGTTTATGCAGAGGTAACTCCGTTTGACCATTTAAAATACCGCTATAGTTTGAATTATAATTTTTCGCAGTCCTTACAGGGAACCTACAACGGGATCAATGGAGCAGACATTGTAACGATAGCCAAGACCAATGCCAGTACAGTTAACAATTATCAGTATCGCCTGGCTCAGGAGCATTTACTGACCTACGATAACATCTTTGCTAAAAAGCACAGCGTTAATTTTGTAGCAGGTTTTACTACTGAGCTTCAGCACAATGAAAACTCCAGCATTAATGCCACAGGTATTCCTTCGGATGCTAACCGGAATGCTAATCTGGGGCTGGCTTCTACCATCACTGCTGTAAACGGCACATTCGCTGAACAGGGGCTGATATCATTCCTTGGCCGTTTAAACTATACCTTTAACGATAAATATAACTTAACCGCTACTATTCGTTCTGATGCCAACTCTGCGCTGGCCAAAGGACATCAGCGTACCACTTATCCATCTGTAGGTTTAGGCTGGATAATCAGCAATGAAAACTTCATGAAGCAGTTTACCTTTATAGACAATTTGAAACTGCGTGCCGGTTACGGACAAACATCAACTATAAGTACTATAAATCCTTATGGAACTTTAGGGCAGTTAAGTTCCAGTAAATATCAATATGGTGGCACCGCTGCGGGAAATGCGCAGGGCGTGCGGGTAACTACACTGGTCAATGAAAATCTGACCTGGCAGCGTACCGGTGAATATAATATCGCTTTGGATTTTTCATTGCTGAAAAGCAGGCTTACCGGTTCGGTAGAGGTATACAAAACAAAAACTACAGATATCATTCTTGGAAACAGGTTACCAATAACCAATGGTGCAGGTAACCAGGCTTCTAACTTAGGTACATCTGCCAATAAAGGGCTGGAGATTACGCTTAGCAGCGTTAATATTCAAAAAGCCGGTGGCTTCAACTGGTCAACAGATTTTAATATTGCCTTTAGCCGCGAGCGTGTGGTAGAGTTACCGAATGGTGGGCTGACTAATATAGGAGCAGGTCAGTTTGTGGGGCAGCCGTTAAGCGTTATTTATGATCTGAAGAAAATAGGGATATGGCAGAGTAACGAAGCGGCCCAGGCTGCTGCTTTTGGCGCCAAACCCGGGCAGATCAAAATTGAGGATTTTAATAAAGACGGAAAAATTGATGCCAATGATAATCAGCTTATAGGCAATTTTCAGCCTAAGTATGCCCTGGGTCTAACTAACAGGTTTAGCTACAAAAATTTTGACCTGAGTATAGTTATCCAGGGCAGAATGAAATTTACTACCATTGTTCCCTACGTATCTTCTTCTAACTCTGCCTTAAACGGATGGCAGTTTCTGAATATCGGTCGTCACAATCAGCCGGTTATTGATTACTGGACACCTGACAATCCAACCAATGCATTTCCTCAGCCAAATGCTCAGAACCAGGGCAGCTATTATTCAACATTACAATATTATGATGGCTCGTTCATCAGGGCGAAAAGTATCAATTTAGGTTATAATTTGCCAGGAAAGCTAGTAAAACGCTTAGGTATGAATTCATTGCGGGTTTATGCCAACGTGACCAATCCGTTCTTTATCTATGCACCGATCAGAAAAAATAGTTTTTCCGTTCCTGATGCAGAGTCTGTTTATAATGTTGCAGGATCTAATGCAATTGCTCCGGCGGCTGTATCAGCAAGTGGTAACATTGGCGGTTTTGATCCCAATAATCCTAACGGAGCGCCTTATCGTGGTGTAGGGATCAGTCCGGGACTGCAAACACGTGATTTTATTTTTGGTATTAATGCAAGCTTCTAA
- the katG gene encoding catalase/peroxidase HPI, translating into MERESNDISKCPFHNGSMKHNVGGGGTRNNDWWPNQLKLSILRQHSSLSNPMGEDFNYAEAFKSLDLEAVKSDLHALMTDSQDWWPADFGHYGGLFIRMAWHSAGTYRVGDGRGGAGAGLQRFAPLNSWPDNVSLDKARRLLWPIKQKYGNKISWADLMILTGNIALESMGFKTFGYAGGREDVWEADESVYWGNETTWLGGDLRYAHGSPGVDGHGVLVSEDDADGDVHSRNLEKPLAAVQMGLIYVNPEGPDGNPDPVASAKDIRDTFGRMAMNDEETVALIAGGHSFGKTHGAASADHVGKEPEAVDTEMQGLGWSNSYGSGKGADTITSGLEVTWTKTPTQWSNNFFENLFGFEWQLSKSPAGAHQWVAKNAEAIIPDAFDDSKKQLPTMLTTDLALRFDPAYEKISRRFFENPDEFADAFSRAWYKLTHRDMGPVARYLGPDVPQEELLWQDPVPAVDHVLITESDITALKAKVLESGLSVAELVSTAWASASTFRGSDKRGGANGARIRLAPQKYWQVNNPAQLQKVLDVLESIQKEFNDAQTNNKKVSLADLIVLAGCAGVEKAAGITVPFAPGRTDASQAQTDVESFGYLEPAADGFRNYRKSKVPVSTEELLIDKAHLLTLTAPELTVLVGGMRVLNTNFDGSQNGVFTSRPGQLTNDFFVNLLDMSTVWKAASADKELYEGSDRATGETKWKGSRADLVFGSNSELRAVAEIYASADAQDKFVKDFVSAWSKVMNLDRFDLK; encoded by the coding sequence ATGGAAAGAGAATCAAATGACATCAGTAAATGCCCATTTCATAATGGCAGTATGAAGCATAATGTTGGGGGTGGCGGAACCCGGAATAACGACTGGTGGCCTAACCAGTTAAAGCTGAGTATCCTGCGTCAGCATTCCTCTTTATCAAATCCTATGGGTGAAGATTTTAACTATGCCGAAGCTTTTAAAAGCCTCGACCTTGAAGCCGTAAAAAGCGATCTTCATGCATTAATGACCGACTCGCAAGACTGGTGGCCGGCAGATTTTGGTCACTATGGTGGTTTGTTCATCCGTATGGCATGGCACAGTGCCGGAACCTATCGTGTAGGCGACGGGCGTGGTGGGGCAGGTGCAGGACTGCAGCGTTTTGCACCTCTTAACAGCTGGCCGGATAACGTCAGTCTGGATAAAGCCCGCAGATTACTCTGGCCAATTAAACAAAAATATGGTAATAAGATTTCATGGGCGGATCTGATGATCCTCACCGGTAATATCGCATTGGAATCAATGGGTTTTAAAACCTTTGGCTATGCTGGCGGACGTGAAGATGTATGGGAAGCAGATGAATCCGTTTACTGGGGCAATGAAACCACCTGGTTAGGCGGAGATTTGCGTTATGCACATGGTTCACCTGGTGTAGATGGGCATGGTGTACTGGTCTCAGAAGACGATGCCGATGGTGATGTTCATTCCCGCAATCTGGAAAAACCGCTTGCAGCTGTACAAATGGGATTGATCTATGTGAACCCTGAAGGGCCTGACGGTAATCCTGACCCTGTTGCGTCTGCTAAAGATATCCGCGATACATTTGGCAGAATGGCCATGAACGATGAGGAGACGGTTGCATTAATCGCTGGTGGACATAGCTTTGGCAAAACCCATGGTGCTGCATCTGCTGATCATGTGGGCAAAGAGCCTGAAGCTGTAGATACCGAAATGCAGGGCCTGGGCTGGAGCAATAGTTATGGCTCTGGTAAAGGTGCAGATACAATCACCAGCGGACTGGAAGTCACATGGACTAAAACGCCAACCCAATGGAGTAATAATTTCTTTGAAAACCTGTTTGGCTTTGAATGGCAGCTTTCTAAAAGCCCGGCTGGAGCACATCAATGGGTTGCTAAGAATGCAGAGGCTATTATTCCTGATGCATTTGACGACTCAAAAAAACAGCTGCCAACTATGCTGACTACCGATCTTGCTTTAAGATTTGATCCGGCTTATGAGAAAATATCACGACGCTTCTTTGAAAACCCGGATGAGTTTGCTGATGCTTTTTCACGTGCATGGTATAAATTAACACACCGTGATATGGGGCCTGTAGCACGATATCTGGGGCCTGATGTACCGCAAGAAGAATTACTTTGGCAAGATCCTGTTCCAGCAGTTGATCATGTACTGATCACTGAAAGTGACATTACAGCGTTGAAAGCAAAAGTATTAGAATCAGGTTTAAGTGTAGCTGAGCTGGTTTCCACAGCCTGGGCTTCCGCTTCTACTTTCCGTGGTTCTGATAAGCGCGGTGGTGCTAATGGTGCCCGTATCCGCCTTGCTCCACAAAAATACTGGCAGGTGAATAATCCGGCGCAATTGCAAAAAGTACTGGATGTACTGGAAAGTATTCAAAAGGAATTTAATGACGCACAGACAAATAATAAAAAAGTTTCACTGGCAGATTTAATCGTACTGGCTGGTTGTGCAGGTGTTGAGAAAGCAGCTGGCATCACAGTTCCTTTTGCGCCAGGCCGTACAGATGCCTCACAGGCACAGACTGATGTAGAATCATTCGGATATCTGGAGCCTGCTGCTGACGGTTTCCGTAACTATCGTAAATCGAAAGTCCCTGTATCCACCGAAGAGCTGCTGATAGATAAGGCTCATTTGCTGACACTAACAGCACCTGAGTTAACGGTACTGGTTGGCGGTATGCGTGTACTCAATACTAACTTTGATGGATCTCAAAATGGTGTTTTCACCTCACGTCCTGGTCAGCTTACCAACGATTTCTTTGTAAACCTGCTTGATATGAGTACTGTATGGAAAGCAGCATCTGCAGACAAGGAACTTTATGAAGGAAGCGATCGTGCTACCGGTGAAACAAAATGGAAAGGTTCCCGTGCTGACCTTGTTTTTGGCTCTAATTCAGAATTGAGAGCTGTTGCAGAAATCTATGCAAGTGCCGATGCTCAGGATAAATTTGTTAAAGACTTTGTGAGTGCCTGGAGTAAGGTAATGAACCTGGACAGGTTTGATTTAAAATAA
- a CDS encoding RagB/SusD family nutrient uptake outer membrane protein, which yields MRIFNKTSFVIAALAVLMIDSGCKKVLNESPRAGLYPNYFGTPGGVQAAVTGVYNDLRGAFSGEGLVFYYNGTDENISGGSAGTIAPILNSYNGINSSNTPDIMGLYVDINTLNGVLQYASSITDVTARTQYVAQAKFLRGFIYFYLVQTYGGLTATQKSGIPLHTTFITQASSEDKPAQLTEIYDLIIQDLTEAAAALPNTITGSNPFSAGGVGKTATVAVANAFLAKVYLTRGYTEIKHADDFQKAAELTANLIANKGTYGLSLWQNYNDVHKPVNDYGKENMFNIDYGISDPQYSGYVQQGSGGYGINQLYVLQRFNYVGPGVDNVAGVDAVPQKLSTKSGMLRDVYNGRPYTRLAPNVPYTMNVAFKDQVHDTRYDATFQTFWICNTNVAAGLTSTGGVKGKLIPASNVSLSAYQRPVDGDTAILMPSTDVTMARRDAFKGLIVTPKQFNNTIFPTVKKFDDPARTGILDFSSRPIVLMRFSEVYLMNAEANYMLGNVNAAATSLNVIRQRAAYRTPADAQTVAKNQFRVTEETMASANASNAAAMTLTSEQLSQLSIPNNTSTGSSPNGMDLILEEYSRELYGDPRRWYDLVRTRQLVRRVKMYNAIGAPNIQDFHTRRPIPQTLIDAVLSGPKYPQNNGYQ from the coding sequence ATGAGAATATTTAATAAAACCAGCTTTGTAATTGCTGCTTTAGCAGTGTTAATGATAGACAGTGGTTGTAAAAAGGTGTTAAACGAAAGCCCGAGAGCTGGACTATATCCTAATTATTTTGGTACACCAGGTGGTGTTCAGGCAGCCGTTACAGGTGTGTACAATGACTTAAGAGGTGCTTTTTCAGGCGAAGGCCTTGTTTTCTATTATAATGGTACTGATGAAAATATTTCTGGTGGCAGCGCCGGAACTATTGCCCCGATCCTGAATTCCTATAACGGTATAAATTCTTCCAATACACCTGATATAATGGGACTGTATGTAGATATTAATACCCTTAATGGCGTTTTACAATACGCTTCATCGATTACTGATGTCACTGCAAGAACTCAATACGTTGCCCAGGCAAAGTTTCTTCGTGGTTTCATCTATTTTTACCTGGTGCAAACCTATGGCGGACTAACGGCTACACAAAAAAGTGGTATCCCCTTACATACAACTTTTATTACACAAGCTTCCTCAGAAGATAAACCGGCCCAGCTTACTGAAATCTACGACCTGATCATCCAGGATCTTACAGAGGCGGCAGCTGCATTACCAAATACCATTACCGGTTCAAATCCGTTCTCGGCAGGTGGAGTTGGTAAAACTGCTACTGTTGCTGTAGCGAATGCTTTTCTGGCCAAAGTCTACCTGACCAGAGGTTATACAGAAATCAAACATGCTGATGATTTTCAGAAGGCGGCAGAGCTGACAGCGAATCTGATTGCCAATAAGGGTACCTATGGTCTCAGCTTGTGGCAAAACTATAATGATGTTCATAAACCTGTCAATGATTATGGTAAGGAAAATATGTTCAATATTGATTACGGGATCTCAGATCCTCAATATTCAGGATATGTTCAGCAAGGCTCAGGCGGTTATGGGATCAACCAGCTTTATGTATTGCAGCGCTTTAACTACGTAGGGCCTGGGGTAGATAATGTTGCTGGAGTTGATGCCGTACCGCAAAAACTCTCTACTAAATCGGGTATGCTCCGCGACGTGTATAACGGGCGTCCCTATACGCGTCTGGCACCAAATGTACCCTATACAATGAATGTAGCCTTCAAAGATCAGGTACATGACACGCGATATGATGCGACTTTCCAGACCTTCTGGATTTGTAATACAAATGTAGCTGCAGGTTTAACCAGTACTGGTGGAGTGAAAGGGAAGCTGATACCTGCTTCTAATGTTTCGTTAAGCGCATATCAACGGCCTGTGGATGGTGATACTGCTATATTGATGCCTAGTACGGATGTTACCATGGCCCGCCGGGATGCCTTTAAAGGGTTAATCGTTACTCCAAAGCAATTTAACAACACTATTTTTCCAACAGTGAAAAAGTTTGATGATCCTGCACGTACCGGAATACTCGACTTTTCGAGCAGACCAATTGTTTTAATGCGATTTTCTGAAGTTTATCTGATGAATGCAGAAGCTAATTATATGCTGGGTAATGTTAATGCGGCAGCAACATCACTGAATGTGATCAGGCAAAGAGCAGCTTACCGGACACCAGCAGATGCACAAACTGTTGCTAAAAATCAGTTCCGCGTAACTGAGGAAACTATGGCTTCGGCAAATGCTTCAAATGCTGCTGCGATGACCCTGACCAGCGAACAGCTTTCTCAATTAAGTATACCCAACAATACCAGTACAGGCAGCTCGCCCAACGGTATGGATTTGATTTTGGAAGAATATTCCCGCGAACTTTATGGGGATCCGCGTCGTTGGTACGATCTGGTGAGGACCAGGCAGCTGGTTAGACGTGTAAAAATGTACAATGCAATTGGTGCACCTAACATTCAGGATTTTCATACCAGAAGACCGATCCCGCAAACCTTAATTGATGCGGTATTATCGGGGCCGAAATATCCACAGAATAACGGTTATCAATAA
- a CDS encoding glycoside hydrolase family 43 protein, which translates to MNKLKQHSALAITIAMLATTTSSCQQPAHTAGTKTTDTTKKIKYLSQPLISEIYTADPSAHVFNGKIYIYPSHDIEAGTPENDNGDHFDMRDYHILSMDSVSGKVTDHGVALSIKDIPWAGRQLWAPDAAFKNGTYYLYFPVKDKQDIFRIGVATSKNPAGPFKAEPKPIEGSYSIDPAAFTDTDGNTYLYYGGIWGGQLQRWNNGNYNADGSKTDSGKEDEPALTAKVAKMSADMLSFDGPVKDVVILDKAGKPLLTKDHNRRFFEGAWMHKYNGKYYFTYSTGDTHFLAYATSDSPYGPFIYQGTFMEPVQGWTTHHSIIEQKGKWYIYYHDTQLSGKTHLRNIKVTELKHNADGSIQLIKPVLQ; encoded by the coding sequence ATGAATAAACTTAAACAGCATTCAGCCCTCGCTATTACCATAGCCATGCTGGCTACAACTACAAGTTCGTGTCAGCAGCCTGCTCATACGGCAGGCACGAAAACCACAGATACGACAAAAAAAATAAAATACCTTTCTCAGCCTCTGATTTCCGAAATTTATACCGCAGATCCGTCTGCCCATGTTTTCAATGGTAAAATATATATTTATCCTTCACATGATATTGAAGCAGGTACACCAGAAAATGACAATGGCGATCATTTTGACATGCGGGATTACCATATTCTGAGTATGGATAGTGTCAGCGGTAAGGTTACAGACCACGGTGTGGCTTTAAGCATCAAAGATATTCCATGGGCAGGCCGGCAACTCTGGGCTCCTGACGCTGCGTTTAAAAATGGCACCTATTATCTCTATTTCCCTGTTAAGGATAAACAAGATATATTCAGAATCGGTGTAGCAACCTCAAAAAACCCAGCCGGGCCATTCAAAGCGGAACCAAAACCAATTGAAGGAAGTTATAGCATAGATCCTGCGGCTTTCACGGACACAGATGGGAATACTTACTTATATTATGGTGGCATCTGGGGAGGTCAGCTACAACGCTGGAATAATGGAAATTATAATGCTGATGGTTCTAAAACTGATTCAGGCAAAGAAGATGAACCTGCCCTTACTGCTAAGGTAGCAAAGATGAGCGCTGATATGTTAAGTTTTGACGGACCAGTAAAAGATGTGGTAATTTTAGATAAAGCTGGTAAGCCACTGTTAACTAAAGACCATAACAGAAGATTTTTTGAGGGCGCATGGATGCATAAATACAATGGCAAATATTACTTTACGTATTCAACTGGTGATACGCATTTTCTTGCCTATGCAACCAGCGATAGTCCTTATGGGCCTTTTATTTACCAGGGAACGTTTATGGAACCTGTTCAGGGATGGACTACACATCATTCTATCATAGAACAAAAAGGCAAATGGTATATTTATTATCATGACACCCAGCTATCCGGAAAAACACACCTGAGAAACATCAAAGTAACCGAACTGAAGCATAACGCAGATGGAAGTATACAACTGATAAAGCCTGTACTGCAATAA